In the Podospora bellae-mahoneyi strain CBS 112042 chromosome 4, whole genome shotgun sequence genome, one interval contains:
- a CDS encoding hypothetical protein (EggNog:ENOG503PEV2; COG:S), whose translation MLQAKTDKMVSIPAMLASLLTFTCSHRHQDSSGRHRPDGSLPPGWNTSFHAQLVGMGITTSPKASVLTDEPESYGCLTDRVSLTWSREIAQGIDYLRRVSGMAKNGP comes from the exons ATGCTCCAAGCCAAGACCGACAAGATGGTGTCCATTCCCGCCATGCTCGCCAGTCTACTGACCTTCACCTGC AGTCACCGTCACCAGGACAGTTCAGGACGCCATCGCCCAGATGGAAGCCTCCCACCCGGCTGGAACACCAGCTTTCACGCCCAGCTCGTTGGCATGGGTATCACCACATCGCCCAAGGCCTCCGTCTTGACCGACGAGCCGGAGAGCTACGGATGCCTGACCGATAGAGTTTCCTTGACCTGGTCAAGGGAGATTGCCCAAGGCATTGATTACCTCCGACGGGTGTCGGGGATGGCAAAGAACGGGCCCTGA
- a CDS encoding hypothetical protein (CAZy:GH3; COG:G; EggNog:ENOG503NV3U): protein MMKCLENIGRYASFWGPNPRSAGGGSAVGKTSKWKLSTKKAAISVLSAIKTLANPHTSRNHQKPILIEQEHRNEFVPYQAPSELPFYGRSPPVYPAPTANGTTPLWSHPHHLASLLVSSLTLQEKLNLTIGHAGPCVGNTAAIPRLSIPSLCIADGPASLRGQEYVSAFPAGVHLAATFDTDLMSLYGRALGREFHNRGVNIALGPVAGPIGRIIKGGRSWEGGGPDPYLAGKLFGKVTRAMQEQGVVAVGKHWVGNEQETRRRWDWDNRRHAVSAEVDDRTLHEVYVWPFMEGLKEGMGGVMCSYQRVNHSYGCQNSKLINGVLKQELGFEGFVVSDWDGQVSGVGSANAGLDLVMPGKGFWGSSLEEAVRNGSVSEERVGDMARRVLAGWYLLGQDRGYPERAIWGNLERHGVVNVMEDHGGLIREVGAAGTVVVKNEKGTLPLGRKRRFVCVFGYDAQVKASPWTNRDRYGGGYEENYGWETFNGTLITGGGSGSTAPPYVVSPFEAIQHRVRKEGGILRWDFWSGNPTPYLNADACIVFINSYASESFDRKNLTDKFSDDLVLNVASWCSNTIVIVHSTSIRLVEAFITHPNVTAVVMAGLPGQESGNSLVDILWGDVNPSGRLPYTIAKSEQDYGAVLDPAGAEDEDFPEDDFSREGVLLDYRAFDRDGITPRFEFGFGLSYTSFSYSSLHTTVKPRVDTNMGEWPEKNKEIVQGGHPDLWDVVAVVTCHITNTGDLHGAEVAQLYLGVPNSEKDGKAPVRQLRGFKKVGPLAPGETRQVIFELTRRDLSVWDVVKQQWRMRRGEYKVQIGASSRDLRLETVIILE from the exons ATGATGAAGTGTCTCGAGAACATTGGCCGCTATGCCAGCTTCTGGGGCCCAAACCCACGATCTGCAGGTGGAGGAAGTGCAGTTGGCAAAACCTCAAAGTGGAAGCTCAGCACCAAGAAAGCCGCCATCTCGGTGCTGTCAGCCATTAaaaccctcgccaacccgCACACATCTCGAAATCATCAAAAGCCTATCCTCATCGAGCAAGAGCACAGGAATGAGTTTGTACCATACCAGGCCCCTTCAGAACTGCCATTCTATGGCCGCAGTCCACCGGTTTATCCTGCCC CAACCGccaacggcaccacccccctctggtcccacccccaccacctcgcctccctcctcgtctccagcctcaccctccaagaaaaactcaacctcaccatcgGCCATGCGGGCCCTTGCGTGGGTAACACCGCCGCAATCCCTAGACtatccatcccctccctctgcaTAGCCGATGGCCCTGCCTCTCTCCGCGGCCAGGAATATGTCTCCGCCTTTCCCGCGGGTGTCCATCTCGCCGCGACCTTTGACACAGATCTCATGTCCCTTTATGGCCGCGCCTTAGGTAGGGAGTTTCACAACCGCGGTGTGAACATTGCTCTTGGTCCCGTCGCCGGGCCCATAGGCAGGATAAtcaaaggggggaggagctgggaagggggaggaccAGACCCCTACCTGGCGGGAAAGTTATTTGGGAAGGTGACAAGAGCTATGCAAGAGCAGGGTGTGGTAGCGGTGGGGAAACACTGGGTAGGAAATGAGcaggagacgaggaggaggtgggattgggatAATAGACGGCATGCTGTTAGTGCCGAGGTTGATGATAGGACGTTGCATGAGGTGTATGTTTGGCCTTttatggaggggttgaaggaggggatggggggggtGATGTGTAGTTACCAGCGGGTTAACCACTCGTATGGGTGTCAGAATTCCAAGTTGATCAATGGTGTGTTGAAGCAAGagttggggtttgaggggttTGTGGTTAGTGATTGGGATGGGCAGGTCAGTGGGGTGGGGAGTGCGAATGCGGGGTTGGATTTGGTGATGCCGGGGaaggggttttgggggagcaGTTTGGAGGAAGCGGTGAGGAATGGGAGTGTgagtgaggagagggtgggtgatatggcgaggagggtgttggcggggTGGTATCTGCTGGGCCAGGATAGGGGATATCCGGAGAGGGCGATATGGGGGAATTTGGAGAGGCATGGGGTGGTGAATGTGATGGAGGATCATGGGGGGTTGATTAGAGAAGTTGGGGCGGCGGGGACGGTAGTGGTGAAGAATGAGAAGGGGACGTTGCCGTTggggaggaagcggaggttTGTTTGCGTGTTTGGGTATGATGCTCAGGTGAAGGCCAGTCCGTGGACGAACAGGGATCGGTATGGGGGTGGGTATGAGGAGAATTATGGGTGGGAGACGTTTAATGGGACCTTGATTACTGGGGGTGGATCGGGGAGTACCGCACCGCCGTATGTGGTCAGCCCGTTTGAGGCGATTCAGCATCGAGTACGGAAAGAAGGGGGCATTCTTCGCTGGGACTTTTGGTCTGGCAACCCCACGCCATACCTCAACGCAGACGCCTGCATAGTCTTCATCAACTCTTACGCATCCGAGTCATTCGACAGAAAGAACCTGACCGACAAATTCAGCGACGACCTCGTGCTCAACGTAGCCAGCTGGTGCAGCAACaccatcgtcatcgtccacTCCACCAGCATCCGCTTAGTCGAAGCAttcatcacccaccccaacGTAACAGCCGTCGTCATGGCCGGCCTACCAGGTCAAGAATCCGGCAACAGTCTGGTTGACATTCTCTGGGGCGACGTCAACCCATCCGGCCGCCTGCCATACACCATTGCCAAATCAGAACAAGACTACGGCGCTGTCCTCGATCCAGCAGGagcagaagatgaagactTTCCCGAAGATGACTTTTCCAGAGAGGGTGTCTTGCTCGATTACCGAGCCTTTGACAGAGATGGCATCACACCCAGATTCGAATTCGGGTTTGGATTGAGCTACACCTCATTCTCATATTCATCCTTGCATACCACTGTTAAACCCCGTGTCGATACCAACATGGGGGAGTGGCCCgagaaaaacaaagaaaTCGTTCAAGGCGGACATCCAGACTTGTGGGATGTAGTGGCGGTAGTGACATGTCACATCACCAATACTGGCGATCTGCACGGAGCAGAGGTTGCGCAGCTTTATCTCGGTGTGCCGAATTCTGAAAAAGACGGGAAGGCACCGGTAAGACAGCTGAGAGGGTTCAAGAAGGTTGGACCTCTTGCGCCGGGGGAGACAAGACAGGTGATCTTTGAGTTGACAAGAAGGGACTTGAGTGTGTGGGATGTCGTCAAGCAGcagtggaggatgaggaggggagagtACAAGGTTCAGATCGGGGCGAGCAGTCGGGATTTAAGGTTGGAGACGGTTATCATTCTGGAATAG
- a CDS encoding hypothetical protein (antiSMASH:Cluster_5), which translates to MDVAIPFEHYVIGQKIEVTWVAAGLRKITLEVRQWTQKRDGDVIGILALRLREWLASEPGVYLGGRSPNIPADIGDVNRDIFDVDTTDDIQYSLPDVYPSTPVNNGDLPQTAKIGIGVGVGLGSLLLITLSVLLTRFVLKRRGRDSKADFASGPNEEIVHDVGKPPLYSSPFIVHSVNGHNNAAELATQPTSVEAGN; encoded by the exons ATGGACGTCGCTATCCCATTTG AACACTATGTCATCGGGCAAAAGATCGAGGTCACCTGGGTAGCGGCTGGGCTCCGGAAAATCACGCTCGAAGTTCGGCAGTGGACGCAGAAgagggatggtgatgttATTGGCATTCTAGCTC TACGGTTACGAGAATGGCTCGCTTCGGAGCCGGGCGTTTATCTTGGAGGACGTAGCCCAAACATCCCTGCTGACATCGGCGACGTCAACAGAGACATTTTCGACGTTGACACAACCGACGATATCCAGTACAGTCTTCCCGACGTCTATCCCTCTACCCCAGTCAACAACGGCGATCTGCCTCAGACAGCGAAGATCGGCATCggcgttggagttgggcTTGGGTCCCTGCTGCTGATAACTTTGTCTGTTCTTCTGACAAGATTTGTCTTGAAGCGGCGGGGCAGAGACAGCAAGGCAGATTTCGCCAGCGGTCCGAATGAGGAAATCGTTCATGATGTTGGTAAACCACCGCTTTACTCAAGTCCTTTCATTGTGCACAGCGTTAATGGTCATAACAACGCGGCTGAGTTGGCTACTCAGCCTACGTcggtggaggcggggaaCTGA
- a CDS encoding hypothetical protein (EggNog:ENOG503PEQK; antiSMASH:Cluster_5), with protein sequence MPMMANKNMKPAAMKSMMATPVTYIPPLCDGACGTTPRSQQPMWSMMWQEIMQMMRMMPNMCWAMLTQRKHMSWADMGDMMIHTMLTCMEMCMMVMAVPLWMMMPGAMFAMWMCTCALMAMGMCWMLNGREQMHMCAMESEGWMMGPEMDNENWMFMGGMGMSSRHCHQQALPMLSRMFNRPMMCICIPTWGMPFDMMCLMLQRCMVMPSQVRRNLYAQMRTALLDDSMHRCVVLCHNDSAVLVSQAMAQLCSDLPAENMCKLEIYSFGAAACEFIMPRGESTMDSEPAYHQSMDMMMNDRKGVHMEHFAMTTDPFAQMGVLESVRQNMSGRFCGGVFIMDNKKAMSMGKMSQDTMNMQMMFSGLMMEDYMMMMFSAQMSMGASSGTPGCMDSNMMIDRDCAEKREIAAMSNYYAASQTKKGSKRLSWTGLAATAGQKNGVSAGMIGLEQARKGCKGCNGHKAREVSWLSRYVSMGHMMDKNMSEGSMARSP encoded by the exons ATGCCCATGATGGCCAACAAGAACATGAAGCCCGCCGCCATgaagtcgatgatggctACCCCCGTCACCTACATCCCACCACTTTGCGATGGCGCCTGCGGTACCACCCCTCGATCTCAGCAGCCAATGTGGTCGATGATGTGGCAGGAAATAATGCAGATGATGCGAATGATGCCCAACATGTGCTGGGCCATGCTCACCCAGCGCAAGCATATGTCCTGGGCCGACATGGGAGACATGATGATACACACCATGCTCACGTGCATGGAGATGTGCATGATGGTTATGGCTGTCCCGctctggatgatgatgcctgGTGCCATGTTCGCCATGTGGATGTGCACCTGTGCCTTGATGGCCATGGGCATGTGCTGGATGCTCAACGGCAGAGAGCAGATGCACATGTGCGCCATGGAGTCTGAGGGTTGGATGATGGGCCCGGAGATGGACAATGAGAACTGGATGTTCATGGGCGGGATGGGTATGAG CTCTCGCCACTGCCACCAGCAAGCCCTTCCTATGCTCTCTCGCATGTTTAACCGTCCCATGATGTGCATCTGCATACCCACCTGGGGTATGCCCTTCGACATGATGTGCTTGATGCTCCAGCGTTGCATGGTGATGCCCAGCCAAGTCCGCAGAAACCTCTACGCCCAGATGCGCACTGCTCTCCTCGACGACTCTATGCACCGCTGCGTCGTCCTTTGCCACAACGATAGTGCCGTCCTCGTCTCCCAGGCCATGGCTCAGCTCTGCTCCGACCTGCCCGCTGAGAATATGTGCAAGCTCGAGATCTACTCCTTCGGTGCCGCTGCCTGCGAGTTCATAATGCCCCGTGGTGAATCCACCATGGATAGCGAGCCTGCCTACCACCAGTCAAtggacatgatgatgaatgacCGCAAGGGAGTTCACATGGAGCACTTCGCCATGACGACTGATCCTTTCGCTCAAATGGGTGTTCTTGAGAGCGTGCGCCAAAACATGAGCGGTCGTTTCTGCGGTGGCGTCTTCATCATGGACAACAAGAAGGCTATGTCTATGGGCAAGATGAGCCAAGACACCATGAACATGCAGATGATGTTCTCCGGCCTGATGATGGAGGACtacatgatgatgatgttctcTGCCCAAATGTCGATGGGTGCTTCCTCGGGCACTCCTGGCTGCATGGACAGCAACATGATGATCGATCGCGACTGCGCCGAGAAACGGGAGATTGCTGCTATGTCCAACTACTATGCCGCCTCTCAGACCAAGAAGGGTAGCAAGCGTTTGAGCTGGACTGGCCTTGCTGCCACCGCTGGTCAGAAGAACGGTGTCAGCGCCGGCATGATCGGTCTTGAGCAGGCTCGCAAAGGATGCAAGGGTTGCAATGGCCACAAGGCTCGTGAGGTCAGCTGGCTGTCGCGCTATGTGTCCATGGGTCATATGATGGACAAGAACATGTCGGAGGGCAGCATGGCTCGCTCTCCATGA
- a CDS encoding hypothetical protein (EggNog:ENOG503P777) → MKAAIFSLLALATSALAGPVVTESQISPRQLESQADQLDTLFALVQTHTGNINSTTAAVQDNPSVDQQNAAAAALTPDFNAITSALTSATTLLAKRAWEDTVIFARTGGDDKDGGDGGGKDGPNKSCAKECLLVKIELLVWELACTIKLVIIKLGLACVLQILTPLLLALVGLIKALDKVVLGLVIVVKALLHTILGTVAGALLALIIW, encoded by the exons ATGAAggccgccatcttctccctccttgcCCTGGCCACCTCGGCCCTCGCCGGGCCCGTCGTGACGGAGAGCCAGATCTCTCCCCGCCAGCTTGAGAGCCAGGCTGATCAGCTCGACACTCTGTTTGCTCTTGTGCAGACTCATACCGGCAACATTA actccaccaccgccgcggTCCAAGACAACCCCTCCGTCGACCAGCAAaatgccgccgccgccgccctcaccCCCGACTTCAACGCCATCACCAGTGCTCTTACCTCggccaccaccctccttgcCAAGCGCGCATGGGAGGACACTGTTATCTTTGCCCGCACCGGCGGCGATGACAAGGATggtggcgacggcggcggcaaggaCGGCCCGAATAAGTCCTGCGCTAAGGAGTGTCTCCTTGTCAAGATTGAGCTCTTGGTTTGGGAGCTTGCTTGCACGATCAAGTTGGTGATTATCAAGCTTGGGTTGG CTTGCGTCCTCCAGATTCTGACtccgttgttgttggctcTTGTTGGCTTGATCAAGGCTCTTGATAAGGTTGTGCTGGGGTTGGTCATTGTGGTTAAGGCGCTGCTGCACACTATTTTGGGGACTGTGGCTGGGGCTTTGTTGGCGCTTATTATCTGGTAA
- a CDS encoding hypothetical protein (EggNog:ENOG503P9FU) has translation MDAPEAVGPPVKSLSHIFRRNQLRIQSPGPWSPKKWPPKSPLGMYEFSTTSARDKEEGISEFTTKGGQDKDNNAGPTIWGFRRPTFFLSVALAVVMLISIIVGGVAGTTAVANARSESSLCPLPTTVNITSPPSPTQTTGPEAITVPRLGLLDFDCGRIAISRQIITLGTNSWSFDVNCMMDFKGVGVDLTGMTSYTFEDCIKACAIYNNIARNNTCVGVGFSANLTTILPKVGGNCWLKGYLPEMSPEMNLGAVAVVVSGPKFMVEG, from the exons ATGGACGCCCCAGAAGCAGTCGGGCCACCGGTCAAGTCCCTCTCTCACATCTTCCGCCGGAACCAACTCAGGATTCAATCCCCCGGCCCTTGGAGTCCGAAGAAATGGCCGCCAAAAAGCCCCTTGGGGATGTACGAGTTCTCAACGACATCAGCGAGAGACAAAGAGGAAGGCATCAGCGaattcaccaccaaaggAGGGCAAGACAAGGACAACAACGCCGGACCAACAATATGGGGCTTTCGTCGACCAACCTTCTTCCTGAGTGTAGCACtagcggtggtgatgctcaTCTCCATAATCGTCGGCGGAGTAGCAGGGACAACAGCAGTGGCCAACGCACGGAg tGAATCTTCCCTCTGtcccctccccacaacaGTAAACatcacctctcctccctccccaacccaaaccaccggccccgaagccatcaccgtcccccgcctcggccttcttgattTCGACTGCGGCCGCATAGCCATCTCTCGGCAGATCATCACCCTGGGCACAAACAGCTGGTCGTTCGACGTGAACTGCATGATGGACTTCAAGGGAGTAGGCGTGGATTTGACAGGGATGACAAGCTACACCTTTGAAGACTGTATAAAGGCTTGCGCGATCTACAATAACATAGCACGGAACAACACGTGTGTTGGAGTGGGGTTTAGTGCAAACCTGACGACGATATTACCCAAGGTGGGAGGAAATTGCTGGTTGAAGGGGTATTTACCGGAGATGAGCCCCGAGATGAACTTGGGGgctgtggcggtggtggttagtGGGCCTAAGTTTATGGTtgaggggtga